The Silurus meridionalis isolate SWU-2019-XX chromosome 16, ASM1480568v1, whole genome shotgun sequence genome has a segment encoding these proteins:
- the b4galt5 gene encoding beta-1,4-galactosyltransferase 5 isoform X2 — MSCPHAIPEAYAKPAASRLILIIYTLNEYLFMVQARGMKIRQNMRNIGAQVLEQVVRSAYSANGTDYLYDFNLSETVAPPTPYLPVGFTYLPTDICPEKLPTMNGRLKLDMSEISLGKVEKNLLKSDSPIRLGGHWKPHDCNPRWKVAILVPFRNRHEHLPILLRHLIPVLQRQRLQFGFYVIEQAGDEPFNRAMLFNVGFKEAMKDVPWDCMIFHDVDHILENDRNYYGCSGMPRHFAVKLNKYSYMLPYDEFFGGVSGLTAEQFQKINGFPNAFWGWGGEDDDLWNRVQYAGYTVSRPSGDLGRYMSIPHHHRGEVQFLGRYTLLRHSKERQRLDGLNNLNYSPLVARRNLYTNITVTLNRDLAPITDY; from the exons ATGTCCTGCCCACATGCTATTCCAGAAGCGTATGCTAAACCTGCAGCTTCACGGCTAATCCTGATTATTTACACTC TGAACGAGTACCTGTTCATGGTCCAGGCTCGGGGAATGAAGATCCGTCAGAACATGAGGAACATTGGAGCTCAGGTTCTGGAGCAGGTGGTGAGAAGTGCCTACAGTGCCAATGGAACAG acTACTTGTATGACTTTAACCTGAGTGAAACAGTTGCCCCGCCCACTCCGTACCTGCCCGTGGGGTTTACGTACCTGCCCACCGACATCTGCCCTGAAAAACTGCCCACCATGA acggCAGGCTGAAGTTGGACATGAGTGAGATTTCTCTCGGAAAAGTGGAGAAGAATTTACTGAAATCCGACTCCCCAATCCGCCTCGGAGGCCACTGGAAACCCCACGACTGCAACCCCCGCTGGAAA GTGGCCATCCTGGTGCCTTTCAGAAACCGTCATGAACATCTCCCCATTCTCCTGCGTCACCTCATTCCAGTACTGCAGAGACAACGACTCCAGTTCGGCTTCTACGTCATCGAACAG GCAGGAGACGAGCCCTTTAACCGTGCCATGCTCTTTAACGTGGGCTTTAAGGAGGCGATGAAGGACGTTCCGTGGGACTGCATGATTTTCCACGACGTGGATCACATCCTGGAAAACGACCGCAATTACTACGGCTGCAGCGGAATGCCACGTCACTTCGCCGTCAAACTCAACAAATACTCCTacat GTTGCCGTACGATGAGTTTTTCGGAGGCGTGAGCGGTCTCACAGCTGAACAGTTTCAGAAGATCAACGGTTTTCCCAATGCATTCTGGGGCTGGGGCGGGGAGGACGACGACCTCTGGAACAG GGTTCAGTATGCAGGCTACACCGTGAGTCGACCTTCAGGTGACCTTGGGCGCTACATGTCGATCCCTCACCACCACAGGGGAGAAGTGCAGTTTCTGGGCAG GTACACGTTACTTCGTCACTCtaaggagagacagagactggACGGTCTGAACAACCTGAACTACTCCCCCCTAGTGGCCAGGAGGAATCTCTATACCAACATCACAGTCACGCTAAACCGAGACCTCGCTCCCATCACGGACTATTAA
- the b4galt5 gene encoding beta-1,4-galactosyltransferase 5 isoform X4, giving the protein MVQARGMKIRQNMRNIGAQVLEQVVRSAYSANGTDYLYDFNLSETVAPPTPYLPVGFTYLPTDICPEKLPTMNGRLKLDMSEISLGKVEKNLLKSDSPIRLGGHWKPHDCNPRWKVAILVPFRNRHEHLPILLRHLIPVLQRQRLQFGFYVIEQAGDEPFNRAMLFNVGFKEAMKDVPWDCMIFHDVDHILENDRNYYGCSGMPRHFAVKLNKYSYMLPYDEFFGGVSGLTAEQFQKINGFPNAFWGWGGEDDDLWNRVQYAGYTVSRPSGDLGRYMSIPHHHRGEVQFLGRYTLLRHSKERQRLDGLNNLNYSPLVARRNLYTNITVTLNRDLAPITDY; this is encoded by the exons ATGGTCCAGGCTCGGGGAATGAAGATCCGTCAGAACATGAGGAACATTGGAGCTCAGGTTCTGGAGCAGGTGGTGAGAAGTGCCTACAGTGCCAATGGAACAG acTACTTGTATGACTTTAACCTGAGTGAAACAGTTGCCCCGCCCACTCCGTACCTGCCCGTGGGGTTTACGTACCTGCCCACCGACATCTGCCCTGAAAAACTGCCCACCATGA acggCAGGCTGAAGTTGGACATGAGTGAGATTTCTCTCGGAAAAGTGGAGAAGAATTTACTGAAATCCGACTCCCCAATCCGCCTCGGAGGCCACTGGAAACCCCACGACTGCAACCCCCGCTGGAAA GTGGCCATCCTGGTGCCTTTCAGAAACCGTCATGAACATCTCCCCATTCTCCTGCGTCACCTCATTCCAGTACTGCAGAGACAACGACTCCAGTTCGGCTTCTACGTCATCGAACAG GCAGGAGACGAGCCCTTTAACCGTGCCATGCTCTTTAACGTGGGCTTTAAGGAGGCGATGAAGGACGTTCCGTGGGACTGCATGATTTTCCACGACGTGGATCACATCCTGGAAAACGACCGCAATTACTACGGCTGCAGCGGAATGCCACGTCACTTCGCCGTCAAACTCAACAAATACTCCTacat GTTGCCGTACGATGAGTTTTTCGGAGGCGTGAGCGGTCTCACAGCTGAACAGTTTCAGAAGATCAACGGTTTTCCCAATGCATTCTGGGGCTGGGGCGGGGAGGACGACGACCTCTGGAACAG GGTTCAGTATGCAGGCTACACCGTGAGTCGACCTTCAGGTGACCTTGGGCGCTACATGTCGATCCCTCACCACCACAGGGGAGAAGTGCAGTTTCTGGGCAG GTACACGTTACTTCGTCACTCtaaggagagacagagactggACGGTCTGAACAACCTGAACTACTCCCCCCTAGTGGCCAGGAGGAATCTCTATACCAACATCACAGTCACGCTAAACCGAGACCTCGCTCCCATCACGGACTATTAA
- the b4galt5 gene encoding beta-1,4-galactosyltransferase 5 isoform X1, giving the protein MKPPQMRFRRRSFLGLLFLFSLSTSALYFIYSAPGIVNEYLFMVQARGMKIRQNMRNIGAQVLEQVVRSAYSANGTDYLYDFNLSETVAPPTPYLPVGFTYLPTDICPEKLPTMNGRLKLDMSEISLGKVEKNLLKSDSPIRLGGHWKPHDCNPRWKVAILVPFRNRHEHLPILLRHLIPVLQRQRLQFGFYVIEQAGDEPFNRAMLFNVGFKEAMKDVPWDCMIFHDVDHILENDRNYYGCSGMPRHFAVKLNKYSYMLPYDEFFGGVSGLTAEQFQKINGFPNAFWGWGGEDDDLWNRVQYAGYTVSRPSGDLGRYMSIPHHHRGEVQFLGRYTLLRHSKERQRLDGLNNLNYSPLVARRNLYTNITVTLNRDLAPITDY; this is encoded by the exons ATGAAGCCACCGCAGATGAGGTTCAGGAGAAGATCCTTCCTCGgacttctcttcctcttctctctctctacatcggCACTTTACTTCATCTATTCAGCTCCCGGTATCG TGAACGAGTACCTGTTCATGGTCCAGGCTCGGGGAATGAAGATCCGTCAGAACATGAGGAACATTGGAGCTCAGGTTCTGGAGCAGGTGGTGAGAAGTGCCTACAGTGCCAATGGAACAG acTACTTGTATGACTTTAACCTGAGTGAAACAGTTGCCCCGCCCACTCCGTACCTGCCCGTGGGGTTTACGTACCTGCCCACCGACATCTGCCCTGAAAAACTGCCCACCATGA acggCAGGCTGAAGTTGGACATGAGTGAGATTTCTCTCGGAAAAGTGGAGAAGAATTTACTGAAATCCGACTCCCCAATCCGCCTCGGAGGCCACTGGAAACCCCACGACTGCAACCCCCGCTGGAAA GTGGCCATCCTGGTGCCTTTCAGAAACCGTCATGAACATCTCCCCATTCTCCTGCGTCACCTCATTCCAGTACTGCAGAGACAACGACTCCAGTTCGGCTTCTACGTCATCGAACAG GCAGGAGACGAGCCCTTTAACCGTGCCATGCTCTTTAACGTGGGCTTTAAGGAGGCGATGAAGGACGTTCCGTGGGACTGCATGATTTTCCACGACGTGGATCACATCCTGGAAAACGACCGCAATTACTACGGCTGCAGCGGAATGCCACGTCACTTCGCCGTCAAACTCAACAAATACTCCTacat GTTGCCGTACGATGAGTTTTTCGGAGGCGTGAGCGGTCTCACAGCTGAACAGTTTCAGAAGATCAACGGTTTTCCCAATGCATTCTGGGGCTGGGGCGGGGAGGACGACGACCTCTGGAACAG GGTTCAGTATGCAGGCTACACCGTGAGTCGACCTTCAGGTGACCTTGGGCGCTACATGTCGATCCCTCACCACCACAGGGGAGAAGTGCAGTTTCTGGGCAG GTACACGTTACTTCGTCACTCtaaggagagacagagactggACGGTCTGAACAACCTGAACTACTCCCCCCTAGTGGCCAGGAGGAATCTCTATACCAACATCACAGTCACGCTAAACCGAGACCTCGCTCCCATCACGGACTATTAA
- the b4galt5 gene encoding beta-1,4-galactosyltransferase 5 isoform X3, with amino-acid sequence MNEYLFMVQARGMKIRQNMRNIGAQVLEQVVRSAYSANGTDYLYDFNLSETVAPPTPYLPVGFTYLPTDICPEKLPTMNGRLKLDMSEISLGKVEKNLLKSDSPIRLGGHWKPHDCNPRWKVAILVPFRNRHEHLPILLRHLIPVLQRQRLQFGFYVIEQAGDEPFNRAMLFNVGFKEAMKDVPWDCMIFHDVDHILENDRNYYGCSGMPRHFAVKLNKYSYMLPYDEFFGGVSGLTAEQFQKINGFPNAFWGWGGEDDDLWNRVQYAGYTVSRPSGDLGRYMSIPHHHRGEVQFLGRYTLLRHSKERQRLDGLNNLNYSPLVARRNLYTNITVTLNRDLAPITDY; translated from the exons a TGAACGAGTACCTGTTCATGGTCCAGGCTCGGGGAATGAAGATCCGTCAGAACATGAGGAACATTGGAGCTCAGGTTCTGGAGCAGGTGGTGAGAAGTGCCTACAGTGCCAATGGAACAG acTACTTGTATGACTTTAACCTGAGTGAAACAGTTGCCCCGCCCACTCCGTACCTGCCCGTGGGGTTTACGTACCTGCCCACCGACATCTGCCCTGAAAAACTGCCCACCATGA acggCAGGCTGAAGTTGGACATGAGTGAGATTTCTCTCGGAAAAGTGGAGAAGAATTTACTGAAATCCGACTCCCCAATCCGCCTCGGAGGCCACTGGAAACCCCACGACTGCAACCCCCGCTGGAAA GTGGCCATCCTGGTGCCTTTCAGAAACCGTCATGAACATCTCCCCATTCTCCTGCGTCACCTCATTCCAGTACTGCAGAGACAACGACTCCAGTTCGGCTTCTACGTCATCGAACAG GCAGGAGACGAGCCCTTTAACCGTGCCATGCTCTTTAACGTGGGCTTTAAGGAGGCGATGAAGGACGTTCCGTGGGACTGCATGATTTTCCACGACGTGGATCACATCCTGGAAAACGACCGCAATTACTACGGCTGCAGCGGAATGCCACGTCACTTCGCCGTCAAACTCAACAAATACTCCTacat GTTGCCGTACGATGAGTTTTTCGGAGGCGTGAGCGGTCTCACAGCTGAACAGTTTCAGAAGATCAACGGTTTTCCCAATGCATTCTGGGGCTGGGGCGGGGAGGACGACGACCTCTGGAACAG GGTTCAGTATGCAGGCTACACCGTGAGTCGACCTTCAGGTGACCTTGGGCGCTACATGTCGATCCCTCACCACCACAGGGGAGAAGTGCAGTTTCTGGGCAG GTACACGTTACTTCGTCACTCtaaggagagacagagactggACGGTCTGAACAACCTGAACTACTCCCCCCTAGTGGCCAGGAGGAATCTCTATACCAACATCACAGTCACGCTAAACCGAGACCTCGCTCCCATCACGGACTATTAA